The window TATTGAAATTTTAAATACCAAAGCAAAAGAATGTGCTTCTAAAATAATTAAAGCATCTAAAAATAATGCATCTGAACAACAACTAAGAAAATTAAAAATTATAGCTCTTAATGATATTTATAATATTGCAAGTAAAACACTAGGTATTCCACCTGAAAAATTTGATTTTCAATATCGTGATAAAGATAAAAAAATCCAAAAAATTAAAAATATTACACCTTTAGAATTTTATAAAAAATACATCGGTGATAATGTCTTAAATAATAAAGTCAATTTAGTTTCTGATCCTCGTAAAATACATCCTTATGGAAAAGTTTTAAGTAGTAAATATTTTAATAGTGTGTATGAAAGTCCTAATAATTTACAATTAAATGTACCAATGAAAGAATTAATAGAAGCTACTAAAAAATCTATTTTAGATGGAGTTTCAGTTCCTTTTGCTTGTGATGTATCTAAATTTCACGACCGAAAATCAGGAATTATGGATTTAAATGTTTATGATTATAACAATACATTAGTTTATTTAAATTTAAATCGGGAACAAAGACTAAATTTACATCAATCATTACCTACACATTTAATGAACATAGTAGGAGTTGATATTGATTCAAATGGAAATATTATTAAATGAAAAGTTGAAAATTCTTGAGGAGAAGATATCGCATTTAAAGGTATTTTCAGTATGTCAAATGATTGATTTAAAGAATATAATTACCAATGTGTAGTAGATAAAAAATATGTTCAATCAAAATATTTAAAAGGTTTAGAACAAGAACATATTATTTTAGATTACACAGATCCATTAGCGTATTTACACTAAAAAATAAAAATTAAATTAGCAGACGATGTTAGTTTAATTTTTTTATTTTAGTTTTTTAATTTAAAGTAGTGTATTTTATTATTTCAATTTTTTTTTACCTCTATACCATACTTTTTTTTTACTTTATATATTTAAAAACACAAAAAAAATAAAAATAGAATACAAAAAAAATTCCATTTTTATTTATTTCTTGTATAATATCTTTAAGAAAATTAAGAAAGGAAAAAATGAAAATATCATCTTTTAAATATTCACAATTCGCTTTTAAAACAGTTTTTAAAAAGAAAAGCTCAATTATTTTACCTATTTTAACGTTAATTATTTCTTTTATTTTAGGTCTTATTTTTAAATTTGCTATTAGTGAAAAATACTTATTTTTATCATATTATTTATATATTTTTGCAATTTTAATTGAAACAGTTTTATTTGCATCAATTAAGGCTTTAAATATTTTTAAAGACTTTGAACAAGAAGGATTAGAACTATTAACATTATCTAAACCTATTTCTAGAAATAATGTTATATTAGGTAAATTATGAACATTAATTTATTTTGGTCTAGTTTGGTCAATAATTTTATTTATTTCAAGTCTATTTAGCACATATGCTTTATATTCAGATTCATTACTTTTTTTATATTCATTATTATTATTTGCAGTAGGATTTGCAACTTATTTATTAATATCATTAATAACAGCTTTAATAAATTATAAATTTAATCAAAAAATATCAATTACTTTACCTATGATATTTTTTATTCCATTATTATTAGGTGGATCATTACTATCTGCTAATGCAACTTCAAATATAAATAATGCAGCCTATTATATTAATAAAAAATATCCATATCATTTTTCAGGAAATGAAGTAAATGTAGAACCTTTTTATTTAAATAATAATAAAGATGAATTATTATTAATTACAAATGGTTTAGAAAATAAACAATTTAGTGATAAACAAACATCATATTTAGAAGAAGTTATGAAAATAGCTAATAAATCATCAAAAGAATGACAAATTTATTCTTGACTTTCAGTTCCATACCAATTATTAGATGTGTTTAATTTCCAAAATAAAAATGTTTTTGAATCTATTTCAAAAAATAACTTCTCTAATTTAAATAATTACATTTATTACAAGGATTTAGATAGTATTTTATTTAAGTATAAATTAGATAAAAATGTCAATTTACAAAAATATTTAACTTCATCTAATATACAAAAATACATAGTACCTGGTTTATTAAAATCACATTCTCAAATTCAAAATACAATTAATACTGATATTATCTATGCAAGACAAGGTGCAGATAGTATAAATGATGTATTTTCAGAAGATAGTTCTGAATTTTCTAGTGAAAATAATTTAGTTGGAAAATTAAAATGGGAATATGTTGATGAAATTTTAAAAGATCAAAATTTTAATAAAATTGCAAAGAAATTTATTGATAATTTTACTAACAATCAACAAGAACATAACTTAATTAATCTTCATAAAAAACTATTAAATGCAATTTCTTTATATATTCAAGATGAAAAAAGTGATGTAAATCAGTATTTAAATCCTAATTTAACTTTATTTAATCCGTTTGCAATTAAAGAAAAGAAATTACAATCAGAAATTGAAAGAAAAATATATTTTGCTGTTGCATTATTAAATTTTATTTACTTTAATTATCAAAATACAGAACTATATCAAGCAACGATAAAAAATATTAATACAGTTGATACTTTTGGTGATAGTCAAATCAAATTAAATCTTTTTGATCATACATATTTAATTGGTGGTTATGAAAGTTATGAAAAAATTTCATTAGTTAAAGATAAAAATGTGGTAATTAGATATAGTTTAGTAAATAGTGATAAAAATTACTTATTTGTTTCAGACAATCAAGTATTTGCAATTAATAGAGATGTTCAAATTGTTAATAAAAATGTTTATGCTCTTTTATGAATAATGCTAATTATTATTTTATTCAATGGTGTATTTATTTTATACAAAAGAAAGGATTATAAATAATTATGGAAAATATTTTAGAGGTAATTGATTTAACAAAAGTATTTACTAAAAGTAAAAGAGGAATAAAAAACATTAATTTTTCAGTATCTAGTGGTGATTTTCATGCATTTATTGGGGAAAATGGTGCAGGTAAAACTACTACTATTAAAACAATTATTGGAGCATATACAAATTATCAAGGAAATGTTTTGATAAATAATTTAAACATAAAAAAAGCTGAAGCAAAAGCAATAATTGGTTATGTGTCTGAAGTTGCTATTTTTCCTAAAGAATTAAGTATTTTTGATTATTTATATAATTTATTAATTTTATCTAATGTTCAAAAACAAGAAGCTAAAAATAAAATTAATAAATATTTAAAATTATTTAATATTGAACATTTAAAAAACGAAAAACCATATACTTTTTCAACTGGTCAAAAGAAAAAAGTATTATTAATTCAAGCTTTATTACATAATCCAAAACTTTTAATTTTAGATGAACCAGCAGCTAATTTAGATCCAAGCGCAAGATTTGAACTATTTTCTCTTTTAAAAGAAATAAATGAAAAAGAAAAAGTAACTATTTTTATTAGTTCTCATGTTTTAGCAGAAATTGATAAATATGTAAATTCTGTGACACTTATTCATAATGGTGAAATTTTATATTCAGGAACAAAACAAGAATCATTAGAAAAATTATTTTATGAAAAAGTTATTGCTAATTAGTTCTTCTTTACTATTACCATTATTGCCTTTAAGTGTAATGAGTTGTGCATCTCAAAATCAAAGTAGTAATTTATTATCATTTCCAAAAAAACCGCAAAATAATTTTGCTGAAAATATTCATATTAATAAACTTCTTGATTTTTTTGTAAATAAAGATACTAACCAAAAGAAAATATATGTCTCTCAACAAACAAATAAATCATCTTCAAAAAATACAGAATTAAAATACTCATTTGTTTATGATCCTATTTTCATTTTCAATGGAGGTTTTGGTGGTAGTGATTTTGAAGATTTAAGAAATATCTCTTTAAAAGTTATTGATAATACTTTACAAAATGACTGATATTGAACATTACTTAATATAACAAGCTTTAATTATATTTTTAGTCCTTATGGAGATAGATATAAACCTTTAGATAATGAAAAAGAATTATTCCAAGAAACACAAGATTTTCTAAATTCAATTTCTCTAAAAATTCAAAATCTAGAGCCTAAACAATTAATAACTATTAAATATAATGAAATAGATAAACTAAAAAAATATAATGTATACAAAGACAAAGAATCTTGATACTTAATTTTTGATGAAAATAAAGCAATTAAAATATGAAAATATTTAGATAATAATGTTCCTAAATTAAAAATAACTCCTGATTTATTAATTTTTAAAGATAAAAAAAACATATCAAAACAATTAACTGAATTAGAAGAGGAAATTTTTAAACAACATCAAAGTCAATTTAATCAAGATTATGAAAATTATAGTAAATATTATTCAGATCAAGATGAAGGGGAGTTTTTAACAAAAAGAAATGATAAAAACTATTTGGAATTTCAAACAGTAGAGCAATATAATAAAAATTTAGTAGAAGCTATAAACAAAATCAATGAAGAAAAAATAAAAATATTTAGATTTACAATGAGGGATATTGATGAAAATAAAAAATAAATGATTTTTAGCATTAACAATAGCAACTACTATCCCAGCAGGTTTTTCATTAATAGCTTGTAGTACTACAGAAAATAATAATAATTTGCAAAACAATATTCCTAAAGAATTTGATTTTATTCCAGCACTACAAAGTAATCAAGAGATAAACACAAATTCTATAATTAATAAATTAATTAATATAGTTTTTAAAAACAATGAAGTTAAAAAAACTCAATTTTTAGAGACTCAAAAACAAAAAGAACAATTAACAAATAAACTCAAAGAATTATCAATTGAATTTAATGAAACACAAAATACTGATAAATTAAATGATTTTTATACTCAAAATTGATTATTTATAATTAAAAACATTGATAAATTACAATGAACATTTACTAATTGATGAATATTTCCTGAATTTGAAAATGCAAAATATTCACAACAATTTTTAGAAAAAATTGCTGATGCAGATAACCCAGAGAACTTAAAATTTGATAATAATAATTGAAATCAATTACAAGAAGGAGATGAATCTCGGGAATCTAGTGATGATGTTTTTTATCTAAGAAAAGATAATTTTTTAATAAGAATTTATATTTCACGAGAAGGAGATAATAAAGTAATTTTTAAAAATATAATTTACTTTTTTAAATCAAGAACAAAAAATATATCAATCAAATTAATATCTGATTCAGTTCATAATGCTTTAATTCACAAACAACAAATAGGTTTTGATTCATTTGAAAATGATGTTGTTAGTGATTATGGTTTTGGATCTTTAGGAGTATTATTATGAAAGGAAAACAATGAACAAGATATATAAAAAAATACTAATGTTTTCATCATTATTATCAACTTCTTTATTACCTATTTTAGCTATATCATGTACAAATTCTCAAAATAATACAAAAGATGAAAATCAATTAAAAACAATATTTATTACTGATAATAATACTCAAAAAGAACAAAATTGAAACATTTTTTTAAATTATGAACATGTTAATGCTTTATTAAATTTAGTTTTTAAAAATGAAGCGGATAAAAAGGAATATATTCAAAAACAAAAAAATATACCAGATGATTATTTAGAATTAATTAAAAATTATTTATTTTATATTAATAACATTGTTATTATGTATCGTCCAGAATCAATATCTAAAGGTGGAATTTTTGGTGGAGGTCTTTTTGGCAATAATAAAAATTCCAAAAAAGTCGTTGCTGTGAGTGAATTTAAAAATAAACTTGAAGAACTATACAAACAAAATTGATTATGATTTTTATTTAATATTGATAAGTTTGTTTTTTCTTACAATGAAGATATCGACCAATTTAGTGGTTCTATTGATTTATTAACACAAGATACTCAAAAAAATAGTTTAGAAAACTCACCTTTTATAACTTTAAATACCAATCAAATTGAAAAATATTCAATTTATGAAGATAAAAATGATGATAGTTTAAATTACATAGTATATTTACTTACTAAACAAGGTTTGATTTTAAATATTCAATTAACTCAAGAACTAGATAATCCAATTGATGAAGAAGATGAAGAATACGAAGATGAAGATGAAACAAATGATACAGATAGTCAAAATGTTCAATCAAAGACAAAAGACAATCCAGTACAAAATCCAATAGAAGTGGAAATTTCTCCTTTTGCTGAAATTTATCCATCTTTTTTTGAAAATCAATCATTAATTAAAGATTTTGATTTATTAAATTATGTTCGTGCACAAATTTTTTCAAAAAATATTGGTAGTTCTAAAAAAGCCTTTAAAATTCATTTCGATGATAAATACGGAGGAAGTCCTAAAAGATTTACTCTTGTATATGTAAACAATGAAAATACTTATAAAGAAGCATAAAGTTTAATACTTTATGTTTTTTATTAAAAACTGACACAATATAAAGTTGTGTCAGTATATTATTATTCTTTTTCCTCTGATGCTTTAGAATCAATATTAAAATATTCTTTGATTCCATCAATATATTTATGGATGTCTTGTTGATTAATATTTTCTTTGTCTAATGATTCAAATTGTTGTTGTAATAAGGCATTGACCATTTCTAATTCATCTTTTAATTGACTTTCAACATTATCTGAATAAGATGAGTAATTATTTGATTTAGCAACTTCTGGGTTATTCATTAAATTAACAACTGATTCAAGAGCAATTCTATCTGTTAATTCATTAAAACGTTTTGAACCTTCTTCTGTATAAATTTGGTAAGGATTTTTTTGTGAATATTGAACTAAATTTGATGATTGTCTTAACTTATCCATAACATTAATATGATTTTGTCATGCATTATCAAATACACCTAAAATAATTTGTCTTTCAGAAATGACTAATGAAGAAATACCATATTTATCAATGAAATTTTCTCTTAATTGTTCATATTGTTCAATAAATTTATCAGCAACAAATTCAGCTAAATCTATTTTATCATACTTAGAAATTTCAGCTTTGTCAAATTTATAATCACAATATCTCATTCAATTGCTATTTAAGTATTCAGCAAAATTTAAATAATCAAAACTATTGTTTTTTAAAACAAAATAATCATTATTAACTACTTGTTTAGCTGATGAAACTATCATTTTATTAATTATTTCACCCATGTCTTCACGTTCTAAAATTCAGTCACGTTGTTGATAAATTAAAT is drawn from Mycoplasma miroungirhinis and contains these coding sequences:
- a CDS encoding aromatic motif membrane protein; protein product: MKKLLLISSSLLLPLLPLSVMSCASQNQSSNLLSFPKKPQNNFAENIHINKLLDFFVNKDTNQKKIYVSQQTNKSSSKNTELKYSFVYDPIFIFNGGFGGSDFEDLRNISLKVIDNTLQNDWYWTLLNITSFNYIFSPYGDRYKPLDNEKELFQETQDFLNSISLKIQNLEPKQLITIKYNEIDKLKKYNVYKDKESWYLIFDENKAIKIWKYLDNNVPKLKITPDLLIFKDKKNISKQLTELEEEIFKQHQSQFNQDYENYSKYYSDQDEGEFLTKRNDKNYLEFQTVEQYNKNLVEAINKINEEKIKIFRFTMRDIDENKK
- a CDS encoding aromatic motif membrane protein; translation: MNKIYKKILMFSSLLSTSLLPILAISCTNSQNNTKDENQLKTIFITDNNTQKEQNWNIFLNYEHVNALLNLVFKNEADKKEYIQKQKNIPDDYLELIKNYLFYINNIVIMYRPESISKGGIFGGGLFGNNKNSKKVVAVSEFKNKLEELYKQNWLWFLFNIDKFVFSYNEDIDQFSGSIDLLTQDTQKNSLENSPFITLNTNQIEKYSIYEDKNDDSLNYIVYLLTKQGLILNIQLTQELDNPIDEEDEEYEDEDETNDTDSQNVQSKTKDNPVQNPIEVEISPFAEIYPSFFENQSLIKDFDLLNYVRAQIFSKNIGSSKKAFKIHFDDKYGGSPKRFTLVYVNNENTYKEA
- a CDS encoding ABC transporter permease, which encodes MKISSFKYSQFAFKTVFKKKSSIILPILTLIISFILGLIFKFAISEKYLFLSYYLYIFAILIETVLFASIKALNIFKDFEQEGLELLTLSKPISRNNVILGKLWTLIYFGLVWSIILFISSLFSTYALYSDSLLFLYSLLLFAVGFATYLLISLITALINYKFNQKISITLPMIFFIPLLLGGSLLSANATSNINNAAYYINKKYPYHFSGNEVNVEPFYLNNNKDELLLITNGLENKQFSDKQTSYLEEVMKIANKSSKEWQIYSWLSVPYQLLDVFNFQNKNVFESISKNNFSNLNNYIYYKDLDSILFKYKLDKNVNLQKYLTSSNIQKYIVPGLLKSHSQIQNTINTDIIYARQGADSINDVFSEDSSEFSSENNLVGKLKWEYVDEILKDQNFNKIAKKFIDNFTNNQQEHNLINLHKKLLNAISLYIQDEKSDVNQYLNPNLTLFNPFAIKEKKLQSEIERKIYFAVALLNFIYFNYQNTELYQATIKNINTVDTFGDSQIKLNLFDHTYLIGGYESYEKISLVKDKNVVIRYSLVNSDKNYLFVSDNQVFAINRDVQIVNKNVYALLWIMLIIILFNGVFILYKRKDYK
- a CDS encoding aromatic motif membrane protein yields the protein MKIKNKWFLALTIATTIPAGFSLIACSTTENNNNLQNNIPKEFDFIPALQSNQEINTNSIINKLINIVFKNNEVKKTQFLETQKQKEQLTNKLKELSIEFNETQNTDKLNDFYTQNWLFIIKNIDKLQWTFTNWWIFPEFENAKYSQQFLEKIADADNPENLKFDNNNWNQLQEGDESRESSDDVFYLRKDNFLIRIYISREGDNKVIFKNIIYFFKSRTKNISIKLISDSVHNALIHKQQIGFDSFENDVVSDYGFGSLGVLLWKENNEQDI
- a CDS encoding C1 family peptidase; translated protein: MRSVSIMKNINNKLLKKFKQSFNKNQTNHVIANAIAKNGIKNASFNNDILKIHNNVFSHEIQQPSITNQQSSGRCWIFASLNMARLEAMKNLNIEDLELSQSYLYFYDKLEKVNNFLENVIQNGLNLDFNDPLFKYLMDSPADDGGFWEWFLGLINKYGIVPKYLMDDTFDAKSSREFIEILNTKAKECASKIIKASKNNASEQQLRKLKIIALNDIYNIASKTLGIPPEKFDFQYRDKDKKIQKIKNITPLEFYKKYIGDNVLNNKVNLVSDPRKIHPYGKVLSSKYFNSVYESPNNLQLNVPMKELIEATKKSILDGVSVPFACDVSKFHDRKSGIMDLNVYDYNNTLVYLNLNREQRLNLHQSLPTHLMNIVGVDIDSNGNIIKWKVENSWGEDIAFKGIFSMSNDWFKEYNYQCVVDKKYVQSKYLKGLEQEHIILDYTDPLAYLH
- a CDS encoding ABC transporter ATP-binding protein; the protein is MENILEVIDLTKVFTKSKRGIKNINFSVSSGDFHAFIGENGAGKTTTIKTIIGAYTNYQGNVLINNLNIKKAEAKAIIGYVSEVAIFPKELSIFDYLYNLLILSNVQKQEAKNKINKYLKLFNIEHLKNEKPYTFSTGQKKKVLLIQALLHNPKLLILDEPAANLDPSARFELFSLLKEINEKEKVTIFISSHVLAEIDKYVNSVTLIHNGEILYSGTKQESLEKLFYEKVIAN